One Engraulis encrasicolus isolate BLACKSEA-1 chromosome 5, IST_EnEncr_1.0, whole genome shotgun sequence DNA segment encodes these proteins:
- the LOC134448555 gene encoding sterile alpha motif domain-containing protein 3-like isoform X1 yields the protein MYAPAHFLHFCLIILFACVCLFKAIPVVPMASPLKLRVILADDNAEILVLPSRPSTVDELVSEIKTRFGLVYDFRLQYEDPDFNAFCNLVSIDSLPSIATVKVIHVIELNLSPVDLDVSSISTDDTVILSSPERSCRTEVWPEYFTVPSFTYEVEYILSQGNTAYEKEAKPLKLTKDQKHNILEAMAIEMYKYAGYPSGKQIRQAAEALVKKHPCLKEKTGTGYDAWKNSLFFKMGNYRTKLSRAGLKEVSVNAGKRSRLHPTAPSAHSQIKRPRRGEINYLPNYPAGESKDSLEAQRNELHSEFQKAPAERDGPLIFLLMQRTFALRREEIINSPRPIAELRERWPALFCEAQLYKEVHRITNQNLPFNFFAALDKYTPQLLNLYKEKQTGTLGKKMAALLSDYSKQDNDIQATRTAVLFGLALYLKEDASEIFKSCKEVDFEESQTGAVTLLALTEDNPSAVPFNPQHVTVILEDQVVLSHKYWVDALVLLFGLIYALHLEYPAKLKGFFEFIQVVLLNLDDGRCQIKPKLLSLKNELELGV from the exons ATGTATGCACCAGcacattttttgcatttttgtctCATAATattgtttgcttgtgtttgtttgttcaaggCAATTCCTGTTGTACCGATGGCCTCACCCCTGAAGTTGCGCGTCATTTTGGCTGATGACAACGCTGAAATTCTTGTCTTGCCATCTCGACCCAGTACAGTTGACGAACTAGTTTCAGAAATTAAAACAAGATTTGGGCTTGTGTACGACTTCAGACTTCAGTATGAAGACCCAGATTTTAATGCATTTTGCAACCTCGTCAGCATTGATAGCCTCCCATCCATTGCAACTGTCAAAGTGATTCACGTCATAGAATTGAATCTCAGCCCCGTAGACTTAGATGTCAGCTCCATCAGTACAGATGACACCGTTATTCTTTCCTCACCGGAGAGAAGCTGTAGGACTGAGGTCTGGCCAGAGTACTTCACTGTGCCATCGTTTACCTATGAGGTTGAATATATTCTGAGTCAGGGCAATACAGCCTATGAGAAGGAAGCAAAGCCCCTGAAGCTAACTAAAGATCAGAAACACAACATATTGGAGGCAATGGCTATAGAGATGTATAAATATGCTGGGTACCCAAGTGGCAAACAAATTCGCCAAGCTGCTGAGGCTTTAGTGAAAAAGCATCCGTGTCTGAAAGAGAAGACCGGAACAGGATATGATGCCTGGAAAAACAGCCTTTTCTTTAAGATGGGCAACTACCGTACGAAACTTAGCAGAGCAGGCCTGAAAGAGGTGTCAGTGAATGCAGGAAAGCGTAGTCGACTTCACCCCACTGCTCCATCAGCCCACTCTCAAATCAAGCGCCCCAGACGGGGAGAGATTAATTACCTACCAAATTATCCCGCCGGTGAAAGCAAGGACAGCTTGGAGGCTCAAAGAAATGAACTCCATAGTGAGTTTCAGAAAGCTCCTGCCGAAAGAGATGgaccactcatcttcttgctcatGCAGAGAACATTCGCGTTGAGACGTGAGGAAATAATCAACAGTCCAAGGCCTATTGCAGAGCTGAGGGAGCGGTGGCCTGCCCTCTTCTGTGAAGCCCAG CTTTACAAGGAGGTCCATCGCATCACGAACCAAAACCTCCCCTTCAACTTCTTCGCGGCACTGGACAAATACACTCCACAGCTCCTGAACCTCTACAAAGAGAAGCAGACGGGAACCTTGGGCAAGAAAATGGCTGCGCTTCTTTCTGATTACAGTAAACAG GATAATGACATCCAGGCAACCAGAACTGCTGTCCTGTTTGGCCTGGCCCTGTATCTCAAAGAAGATGCGTCGGAGATTTTCAAGAGCTGCAAG GAAGTCGACTTCGAGGAATCCCAAACAGGAGCTGTCACACTCCTTGCACTTACCGAAGACAATCCATCCGCAGTACCGTTCAACCCGCAGCACGTTACAGTCATTCTGGAGGACCAGGTGGTTCTTTCACACAAATATTGGGTAGACGCACTTGTTCTTTTGTTTGGTCTGATCTATGCCCTGCACCTAGAGTACCCTGCAAAGCTTAAGGGTTTCTTTGAGTTTATTCAGGTTGTCCTCCTGAACCTCGATGATGGAAGGTGTCAGATTAAGCCAAAATTGCTGTCACTCAAGAATGAGTTAGAACTTGGTGTTTGA
- the LOC134448555 gene encoding sterile alpha motif domain-containing protein 3-like isoform X2 — MASPLKLRVILADDNAEILVLPSRPSTVDELVSEIKTRFGLVYDFRLQYEDPDFNAFCNLVSIDSLPSIATVKVIHVIELNLSPVDLDVSSISTDDTVILSSPERSCRTEVWPEYFTVPSFTYEVEYILSQGNTAYEKEAKPLKLTKDQKHNILEAMAIEMYKYAGYPSGKQIRQAAEALVKKHPCLKEKTGTGYDAWKNSLFFKMGNYRTKLSRAGLKEVSVNAGKRSRLHPTAPSAHSQIKRPRRGEINYLPNYPAGESKDSLEAQRNELHSEFQKAPAERDGPLIFLLMQRTFALRREEIINSPRPIAELRERWPALFCEAQLYKEVHRITNQNLPFNFFAALDKYTPQLLNLYKEKQTGTLGKKMAALLSDYSKQDNDIQATRTAVLFGLALYLKEDASEIFKSCKEVDFEESQTGAVTLLALTEDNPSAVPFNPQHVTVILEDQVVLSHKYWVDALVLLFGLIYALHLEYPAKLKGFFEFIQVVLLNLDDGRCQIKPKLLSLKNELELGV, encoded by the exons ATGGCCTCACCCCTGAAGTTGCGCGTCATTTTGGCTGATGACAACGCTGAAATTCTTGTCTTGCCATCTCGACCCAGTACAGTTGACGAACTAGTTTCAGAAATTAAAACAAGATTTGGGCTTGTGTACGACTTCAGACTTCAGTATGAAGACCCAGATTTTAATGCATTTTGCAACCTCGTCAGCATTGATAGCCTCCCATCCATTGCAACTGTCAAAGTGATTCACGTCATAGAATTGAATCTCAGCCCCGTAGACTTAGATGTCAGCTCCATCAGTACAGATGACACCGTTATTCTTTCCTCACCGGAGAGAAGCTGTAGGACTGAGGTCTGGCCAGAGTACTTCACTGTGCCATCGTTTACCTATGAGGTTGAATATATTCTGAGTCAGGGCAATACAGCCTATGAGAAGGAAGCAAAGCCCCTGAAGCTAACTAAAGATCAGAAACACAACATATTGGAGGCAATGGCTATAGAGATGTATAAATATGCTGGGTACCCAAGTGGCAAACAAATTCGCCAAGCTGCTGAGGCTTTAGTGAAAAAGCATCCGTGTCTGAAAGAGAAGACCGGAACAGGATATGATGCCTGGAAAAACAGCCTTTTCTTTAAGATGGGCAACTACCGTACGAAACTTAGCAGAGCAGGCCTGAAAGAGGTGTCAGTGAATGCAGGAAAGCGTAGTCGACTTCACCCCACTGCTCCATCAGCCCACTCTCAAATCAAGCGCCCCAGACGGGGAGAGATTAATTACCTACCAAATTATCCCGCCGGTGAAAGCAAGGACAGCTTGGAGGCTCAAAGAAATGAACTCCATAGTGAGTTTCAGAAAGCTCCTGCCGAAAGAGATGgaccactcatcttcttgctcatGCAGAGAACATTCGCGTTGAGACGTGAGGAAATAATCAACAGTCCAAGGCCTATTGCAGAGCTGAGGGAGCGGTGGCCTGCCCTCTTCTGTGAAGCCCAG CTTTACAAGGAGGTCCATCGCATCACGAACCAAAACCTCCCCTTCAACTTCTTCGCGGCACTGGACAAATACACTCCACAGCTCCTGAACCTCTACAAAGAGAAGCAGACGGGAACCTTGGGCAAGAAAATGGCTGCGCTTCTTTCTGATTACAGTAAACAG GATAATGACATCCAGGCAACCAGAACTGCTGTCCTGTTTGGCCTGGCCCTGTATCTCAAAGAAGATGCGTCGGAGATTTTCAAGAGCTGCAAG GAAGTCGACTTCGAGGAATCCCAAACAGGAGCTGTCACACTCCTTGCACTTACCGAAGACAATCCATCCGCAGTACCGTTCAACCCGCAGCACGTTACAGTCATTCTGGAGGACCAGGTGGTTCTTTCACACAAATATTGGGTAGACGCACTTGTTCTTTTGTTTGGTCTGATCTATGCCCTGCACCTAGAGTACCCTGCAAAGCTTAAGGGTTTCTTTGAGTTTATTCAGGTTGTCCTCCTGAACCTCGATGATGGAAGGTGTCAGATTAAGCCAAAATTGCTGTCACTCAAGAATGAGTTAGAACTTGGTGTTTGA